The Argentina anserina chromosome 3, drPotAnse1.1, whole genome shotgun sequence genome includes a region encoding these proteins:
- the LOC126789606 gene encoding TIR-only protein-like: MELRKPESFDIFFYSRFPVQISRLGKEHITWANNPCVTNQIMTPCDVFINHRGIDTKRTLAGLLNYHLSSRLNLRPFLDSKNMKPGDRLFDKIDAAIRKCKIGIAVFSPQYCNSYFCLHELALLMESKKRVIPVFCNVKPSQLRVKDNGVCPQYEIERFSWALEEAKYTVGLTFDSSKADWSEFLRDASDAVMQNLLEVEGEHEYQQEQCQ; encoded by the exons ATGGAATTAAGGAAGCCTGAAAGCTTTGACATATTCTTCTATTCCAGATTTCCAGTCCAGATTTCCAGACTAGGAAAA GAGCACATTACCTGGGCCAATAATCCATGTGTCACTAATCAAATTATGACAC CCTGCGACGTGTTCATAAATCACCGTGGGATCGACACGAAGAGAACCCTGGCGGGGCTGCTGAACTACCACCTGTCGAGCAGGCTCAACCTGCGTCCTTTTTTGGACAGTAAGAACATGAAGCCCGGGGACAGGTTGTTTGACAAGATCGACGCCGCAATCCGGAAATGCAAGATTGGAATTGCTGTGTTTTCGCCGCAGTACTGCAATTCTTATTTCTGTCTCCACGAACTCGCTCTCCTAATGGAATCTAAAAAGAGGGTTATACCGGTTTTCTGCAACGTGAAGCCATCTCAGCTTAGGGTTAAGGACAATGGAGTTTGCCCCCAGTACGAGATTGAGAGGTTTAGTTGGGCACTTGAAGAAGCCAAATACACAGTCGGACTTACCTTCGACTCCTCTAAAgc AGATTGGTCGGAGTTTCTAAGAGATGCTTCCGATGCAGTGATGCAGAACTTGCTGGAGGTAGAAGGAGAACACGAATATCAACAAGAGCAATGCCAGTAG
- the LOC126786734 gene encoding COP1-interacting protein 7 isoform X1, which yields MAQLDHASFQLTPTRTRCDLVIFYGGKSEKLASGLFEPFVSHLKSLQDEISRGGYSITLRPPTRDAHWFTKPTFQRFVRFVSTPAVLERFVSIEKEILQIESSVQSEEGIVSANGGTRKSADSFSSKKKGDHEEAADAAENENSKVHLQRLLGTRLALLRREQAMAYARGLVAGFEIHNLDPLIMFADAFGASRLREACINFRELHKKKHTDGLWREELAAMAACSSSELQLAGVSGIVMANETDVPNQNIMLNLLNGGLTNNSSNSGSTPSHASLDGKTDNTMSASDQVPMQFPNQNPPYFYGIPPYHGYPFPNMQPFPPHYPSNMHWPPSMDETSYGKQFDYRRTQRSSSRSKKNYPNRKESEYSEEGRQTDSSDSTYTSDNESDTQQEKRHSSSENLTKKKSKKKSSRKVVIQNINYITPKRKDGNKGGVSDEFLSDEGADEGDSDKQKFAKAEELLLALHESNSHDTAVENSQRMLHGSDIVSSVATNGVGDELLVMSSSDSRNSLGSRPTVEFGFEEHLKKPTPSLTADPLVMMERNGRNEGMVKLEDFRNEVNFRSGIERKDGADEDKLFLQRSEEQGIDNGYGFSTVGAESTVRKSWRGEDWFSSNNLGNAENQMVKPTVFDGDCIFPPEKANQANNKGMCIDDSFFIQSRSAVENMYESRWKTEDADLSLSEQKENVNVDTLQDKHGLSNIAEPEDLYMVRERDSKLESNATSWPVDYAEDIAFQEADRRCSGVVETPADVDEKPSSNGTNANLKKINKVPGTKDREARSSGLRKPVGSNRFDIKSKKPSPASRPTVHKSKQEKEEEIRKKMEEMAIERQKRIAEKTAAGGFAPPAARRVSLDSKTARSSTKNDRSKLQSTKRTSLPL from the exons ATGGCTCAACTCGATCATGCCTCCTTTCAACTCACTCCAACTCGAACAAG ATGTGACTTGGTGATCTTCTATGGAGGCAAATCAGAGAAGCTGGCATCTGGGTTGTTTGAACCCTTTGTTTCTCATCTCAAATCTCTGCAAGATGAGATTTCTAGAGGTGGGTATTCCATTACTCTTCGCCCTCCTACTAGAGATGCTCACTGGTTCACCAAGCCCACATTCCAAAG ATTTGTGAGGTTTGTTAGCACTCCAGCAGTTCTGGAGAGGTTTGTCAGCATTGAAAAGGAGATTTTGCAGATTGAGAGTTCTGTACAATCAGAGGAAG GAATCGTATCTGCCAATGGTGGCACAAGAAAGTCAGCTGATTCTTTTAGTTCAAAG AAGAAAGGTGATCATGAAGAAGCAGCGGATGCTGCAGAGAATGAAAACTCCAA GGTTCACCTTCAACGCCTTCTGGGAACTCGATTAGCATTGCTTCGGAGAGAGCAAGCGATGGCTTATGCTCGTGGGCTTGTTGCTGGATTTGAAATCCACAATCTTGACCCCCTCATTATGTTTGCAGATGCATTTGGAGCTTCACGATTAAG GGAAGCATGCATCAATTTCAGGGAACTACACAAAAAAAAGCATACAGATGGTTTATGGAGAGAGGAACTAGCAGCTATGGCAGCCTGTTCTTCGTCGGAATTGCAATTGGCCGGAGTATCTGGGATTGTAATGGCAAATGAAACTGATGTGCCTAATCAAAATATCATGCTAAATCTTCTTAATGGTGGTCTCACTAACAATTCCTCGAATTCTGGTTCAACTCCTAGTCATGCAAGTCTAGACGGCAAAACAG ATAATACAATGTCTGCATCGGATCAAGTGCCAATGCAGTTTCCAAACCAGAATCCTCCATACTTTTATGGTATACCTCCATACCATGGATATCCATTCCCTAATATGCAGCCATTTCCTCCTCACTACCCGAGCAACATGCATTGGCCTCCTAGCATGGATGAAACAAGCTATGGTAAGCAATTTGACTATCGTAGGACTCAGAGGTCATCTTCAAGAAGCAAAAAGAACTACCCAAATAGAAAAGAATCTGAGTATTCAGAGGAAGGAAGACAAACTGATTCAAGTGACTCCACTTATACAAGTGATAATGAGTCAGATACACAACAGGAGAAAAGGCATTCTTCCTCAGAGAATTTGACCAAAAAGAAGTCCAAGAAGAAATCCTCCAGAAAAGTGGTTATTCAAAATATCAACTACATCACTCCTAAGAGGAAAGATGGGAATAAAGGTGGAGTATCTGATGAATTTCTTTCAGATGAGGGGGCTGACGAGGGAGATTCTGATAAACAAAAGTTTGCAAAAGCCGAAGAATTGCTGTTGGCATTACATGAGTCAAACTCACACGATACTGCTGTTGAGAACAGCCAGCGGATGTTGCATGGATCAGATATTGTTAGTTCTGTGGCCACTAATGGTGTTGGAGATGAACTTTTGGTAATGAGTAGCTCTGACAGTCGAAATTCGTTAGGCTCTAGGCCAACTGTggagtttggatttgaggaGCATCTAAAAAAGCCAACACCTTCACTTACCGCTGATCCTTTGGTTATGATGGAAAGGAACGGAAGAAATGAAGGCATGGTTAAGTTGGAGGATTTTCGGAATGAAGTAAATTTCCGTTCGGGTATAGAGAGAAAGGACGGTGCAGATGAGGATAAATTGTTTTTGCAGAGATCAGAAGAACAAGGGATTGACAATGGGTATGGCTTTTCTACAGTTGGTGCTGAGTCTACTGTAAGAAAGAGTTGGAGAGGAGAAGATTGGTTTAGCTCTAATAACTTGGGAAATGCAGAAAATCAGATGGTAAAGCCAACAGTTTTTGATGGTGATTGCATTTTTCCGCCAGAGAAAGCGAATCAAGCAAACAACAAGGGCATGTGCATTGATGATTCTTTCTTTATACAGTCTCGATCAGCAGTCGAGAATATGTATGAATCCCGGTGGAAAACAGAAGATGCTGATCTAAGTCTATCGGAGCAAAAGGAAAATGTCAATGTAGATACCTTACAAGATAAGCATGGACTATCTAATATTGCTGAGCCAGAGGACCTCTACATGGTTCGTGAAAGGGACTCTAAGTTGGAGTCTAATGCAACTTCTTGGCCTGTGGACTACGCAGAAGATATTGCATTTCAAGAGGCTGACAGAAGATGTTCTGGTGTTGTTGAAACACCTGCTGATGTTGATGAGAAGCCCTCTTCTAATGGTACAAACGCCAATCTGAAGAAGATCAATAAAGTTCCTGGAACAAAAGATCGAGAGGCAAGGTCTAGTGGTTTACGGAAACCTGTTGGGAGCAACAGGTTTGATATCAAAAGCAAGAAACCATCTCCTGCAAGTAGGCCTACAGTACACAAGAGCAAACAGGAGAAG GAAGAAGA
- the LOC126786734 gene encoding COP1-interacting protein 7 isoform X2, with amino-acid sequence MAQLDHASFQLTPTRTRCDLVIFYGGKSEKLASGLFEPFVSHLKSLQDEISRGGYSITLRPPTRDAHWFTKPTFQRFVRFVSTPAVLERFVSIEKEILQIESSVQSEEGIVSANGGTRKSADSFSSKKGDHEEAADAAENENSKVHLQRLLGTRLALLRREQAMAYARGLVAGFEIHNLDPLIMFADAFGASRLREACINFRELHKKKHTDGLWREELAAMAACSSSELQLAGVSGIVMANETDVPNQNIMLNLLNGGLTNNSSNSGSTPSHASLDGKTDNTMSASDQVPMQFPNQNPPYFYGIPPYHGYPFPNMQPFPPHYPSNMHWPPSMDETSYGKQFDYRRTQRSSSRSKKNYPNRKESEYSEEGRQTDSSDSTYTSDNESDTQQEKRHSSSENLTKKKSKKKSSRKVVIQNINYITPKRKDGNKGGVSDEFLSDEGADEGDSDKQKFAKAEELLLALHESNSHDTAVENSQRMLHGSDIVSSVATNGVGDELLVMSSSDSRNSLGSRPTVEFGFEEHLKKPTPSLTADPLVMMERNGRNEGMVKLEDFRNEVNFRSGIERKDGADEDKLFLQRSEEQGIDNGYGFSTVGAESTVRKSWRGEDWFSSNNLGNAENQMVKPTVFDGDCIFPPEKANQANNKGMCIDDSFFIQSRSAVENMYESRWKTEDADLSLSEQKENVNVDTLQDKHGLSNIAEPEDLYMVRERDSKLESNATSWPVDYAEDIAFQEADRRCSGVVETPADVDEKPSSNGTNANLKKINKVPGTKDREARSSGLRKPVGSNRFDIKSKKPSPASRPTVHKSKQEKEEEIRKKMEEMAIERQKRIAEKTAAGGFAPPAARRVSLDSKTARSSTKNDRSKLQSTKRTSLPL; translated from the exons ATGGCTCAACTCGATCATGCCTCCTTTCAACTCACTCCAACTCGAACAAG ATGTGACTTGGTGATCTTCTATGGAGGCAAATCAGAGAAGCTGGCATCTGGGTTGTTTGAACCCTTTGTTTCTCATCTCAAATCTCTGCAAGATGAGATTTCTAGAGGTGGGTATTCCATTACTCTTCGCCCTCCTACTAGAGATGCTCACTGGTTCACCAAGCCCACATTCCAAAG ATTTGTGAGGTTTGTTAGCACTCCAGCAGTTCTGGAGAGGTTTGTCAGCATTGAAAAGGAGATTTTGCAGATTGAGAGTTCTGTACAATCAGAGGAAG GAATCGTATCTGCCAATGGTGGCACAAGAAAGTCAGCTGATTCTTTTAGTTCAAAG AAAGGTGATCATGAAGAAGCAGCGGATGCTGCAGAGAATGAAAACTCCAA GGTTCACCTTCAACGCCTTCTGGGAACTCGATTAGCATTGCTTCGGAGAGAGCAAGCGATGGCTTATGCTCGTGGGCTTGTTGCTGGATTTGAAATCCACAATCTTGACCCCCTCATTATGTTTGCAGATGCATTTGGAGCTTCACGATTAAG GGAAGCATGCATCAATTTCAGGGAACTACACAAAAAAAAGCATACAGATGGTTTATGGAGAGAGGAACTAGCAGCTATGGCAGCCTGTTCTTCGTCGGAATTGCAATTGGCCGGAGTATCTGGGATTGTAATGGCAAATGAAACTGATGTGCCTAATCAAAATATCATGCTAAATCTTCTTAATGGTGGTCTCACTAACAATTCCTCGAATTCTGGTTCAACTCCTAGTCATGCAAGTCTAGACGGCAAAACAG ATAATACAATGTCTGCATCGGATCAAGTGCCAATGCAGTTTCCAAACCAGAATCCTCCATACTTTTATGGTATACCTCCATACCATGGATATCCATTCCCTAATATGCAGCCATTTCCTCCTCACTACCCGAGCAACATGCATTGGCCTCCTAGCATGGATGAAACAAGCTATGGTAAGCAATTTGACTATCGTAGGACTCAGAGGTCATCTTCAAGAAGCAAAAAGAACTACCCAAATAGAAAAGAATCTGAGTATTCAGAGGAAGGAAGACAAACTGATTCAAGTGACTCCACTTATACAAGTGATAATGAGTCAGATACACAACAGGAGAAAAGGCATTCTTCCTCAGAGAATTTGACCAAAAAGAAGTCCAAGAAGAAATCCTCCAGAAAAGTGGTTATTCAAAATATCAACTACATCACTCCTAAGAGGAAAGATGGGAATAAAGGTGGAGTATCTGATGAATTTCTTTCAGATGAGGGGGCTGACGAGGGAGATTCTGATAAACAAAAGTTTGCAAAAGCCGAAGAATTGCTGTTGGCATTACATGAGTCAAACTCACACGATACTGCTGTTGAGAACAGCCAGCGGATGTTGCATGGATCAGATATTGTTAGTTCTGTGGCCACTAATGGTGTTGGAGATGAACTTTTGGTAATGAGTAGCTCTGACAGTCGAAATTCGTTAGGCTCTAGGCCAACTGTggagtttggatttgaggaGCATCTAAAAAAGCCAACACCTTCACTTACCGCTGATCCTTTGGTTATGATGGAAAGGAACGGAAGAAATGAAGGCATGGTTAAGTTGGAGGATTTTCGGAATGAAGTAAATTTCCGTTCGGGTATAGAGAGAAAGGACGGTGCAGATGAGGATAAATTGTTTTTGCAGAGATCAGAAGAACAAGGGATTGACAATGGGTATGGCTTTTCTACAGTTGGTGCTGAGTCTACTGTAAGAAAGAGTTGGAGAGGAGAAGATTGGTTTAGCTCTAATAACTTGGGAAATGCAGAAAATCAGATGGTAAAGCCAACAGTTTTTGATGGTGATTGCATTTTTCCGCCAGAGAAAGCGAATCAAGCAAACAACAAGGGCATGTGCATTGATGATTCTTTCTTTATACAGTCTCGATCAGCAGTCGAGAATATGTATGAATCCCGGTGGAAAACAGAAGATGCTGATCTAAGTCTATCGGAGCAAAAGGAAAATGTCAATGTAGATACCTTACAAGATAAGCATGGACTATCTAATATTGCTGAGCCAGAGGACCTCTACATGGTTCGTGAAAGGGACTCTAAGTTGGAGTCTAATGCAACTTCTTGGCCTGTGGACTACGCAGAAGATATTGCATTTCAAGAGGCTGACAGAAGATGTTCTGGTGTTGTTGAAACACCTGCTGATGTTGATGAGAAGCCCTCTTCTAATGGTACAAACGCCAATCTGAAGAAGATCAATAAAGTTCCTGGAACAAAAGATCGAGAGGCAAGGTCTAGTGGTTTACGGAAACCTGTTGGGAGCAACAGGTTTGATATCAAAAGCAAGAAACCATCTCCTGCAAGTAGGCCTACAGTACACAAGAGCAAACAGGAGAAG GAAGAAGA